AAAGCGGCGCCGATGTTCTTACCTATGTCAATATCCGCAATATCGATAGACAGGATTTCGAAAGCCGTTCCTGCATCCAATCCCTTGCGAAGCACGAGTTTGGAGATAGAATCCGGATTTTCGAGTACTGACTTATGATTTTCGGAAGAACCGATAGACGAAACAATACCTTCGCCTACACGGGCAAGAATCGTATCTTCACCTGCACCACCGACCAACTGGCGGATATTGGCACGTACGGTAACACGTGCTTTGGCTATCAACTGGATACCGTCTTTAGCAACAGCCGTAACGGGAGGTGTGTCGATAACTTTCGGGTTTACAGACATTTGCACGGCTTCGAATACGTCACGACCTGCAAGGTCGATAGCGGTAGCCATTTGGAAAGGTAGCTCGATATTCGCTTTCGATGCGGATACCAGCGCATGAACAACCTTTTCAACGTGTCCTCCGGCCAAATAGTGGGCTTCCAACTCATCGCGGGTGATGTTTTTCAATCCCGCTTTGTGGGCTTCAATCATTCCCGGCACGATGATATACGGCGGAACGTTACGTATACGCATTAGAAATAGTTGTATCAGTGAGATGTTGACTCCCGATACTTTTGCCGACAACCAAAGGAAGAACGGCACGTAATGGAAAAATATTATCAGGAAGATAATACCTCCGGCTATCAGAAAGATAGGCAAGTAGAAAGATGATTCCATTGATGTTTTTATTAAGTGAATATTATTTTCTGTGTTTCTCAACCATAATTGTACCGTCGGTGATACGGCTTACGATAATCGGCGTCTTTTCGTTGAGGAAGCCATCTATCGATTTCACCTCCACGATGTTTCCGTTGATTTCTGCATAACCGATTTGTGCCAGGCGGGTGGTACTGATACCGGTATCGCCTACCTTTACGCTATCCTCTGCACTACGGTCTACCTTAGAATCAATATCTTTTTTCAGAGCCAGTTTGTCGAGCATTTTCGACCGCATGAACCAGACGAGCGACCCGATACAGGCTACTCCTGATATTCCCAAGGTAATGAATCCCGCTGCCATACCTAGATTGGCAAATGCATAGTAATTGGCATAAATGATACAAACCAGTGCAGAGATTCCTGCCAGACTAATACCGGGTATGACAAACAGTTCTACCAGAAACAGTATTACTGCGGCGATAATGAGAACGGTGATAATAAGTATATCCATAGTTCAGAGTTATTATTATTTTGTTTTTTCCGCGTTTCGTACATTTATTTCAAGAGCATCCAGTTCGCCGGACATTTGCAATATTCTCTTTTCCAAATCAAGAATGGCCGGAGTCAATATTGTTTTTTCCTGTTTATTGCCGGTTGCATAACGTAGCCGCATGCTATTGAGTTTTTCTTCTTGCTGACGATAGTCTTTTTCCATTTGCTGGTAACGTTGGAAGAGTTGTTTGGCCTTGGCCGATTTGAAATCTTTCAGAAGATAATAAGTCGTATTATCATCAATCACAAACTCGAAATCAGCAATCCGGCGTTCCTGCGGCTTATGGCTCATAGCGGCTTCCAAACGCTGTTGTGCTTCGGCAACTGCCTTTTTATCTTTCCATGTTTCTTTCAACGAATGAATCTGTGCCAACCGAATCATTTGCTGCTGGTCCATAGCTTCATAGTTGTAGGTCTGCTTTGAATTGTTGGGGATAAATACATAGATGCAGACCTTTCCTTCCGGTTGGAAACGGTCGGAAGCAAACCAACCCAGATTATTATATTCGTCGATCACATACATATAGTCATTGTAGGGAGAATTAAACGGCATCCCTACATTCTCCGGTACAAGATACGTATCGGTGTTCGTATTGTAACGGGTGACAAAGATATCATATCCTCCCAGCCCTTCGCCGTCGCTTGCGTAATAAATAGTAACACCGTCCGCCATAACAAACGGATAGTTGGCGTTTCCGGAATCATTGATACTGCCGGGCAACGGACGTCCGTTACTCCATTC
The nucleotide sequence above comes from Bacteroides caccae. Encoded proteins:
- a CDS encoding tetratricopeptide repeat protein, with amino-acid sequence MKRKYILFLICSFFLGGVSAQTLEQARTLFTKGDYEKAKPVFKKYAKSQPSNGNYNYWYGVCCLKTGEAEEAVKPLEMAVKKRVASGQLYLGQAYNDTYRFEDAVNCFEEYITDLKKRKRPTEEAEKLLEKSKADLRMLKGVEDVSIIDSFVVDKSTFLNAYKISEESGKLFTFNEFFKTEGDNPGTVYETEIGNKIYYSEKGERGNLDILSKNKLLDEWSNGRPLPGSINDSGNANYPFVMADGVTIYYASDGEGLGGYDIFVTRYNTNTDTYLVPENVGMPFNSPYNDYMYVIDEYNNLGWFASDRFQPEGKVCIYVFIPNNSKQTYNYEAMDQQQMIRLAQIHSLKETWKDKKAVAEAQQRLEAAMSHKPQERRIADFEFVIDDNTTYYLLKDFKSAKAKQLFQRYQQMEKDYRQQEEKLNSMRLRYATGNKQEKTILTPAILDLEKRILQMSGELDALEINVRNAEKTK
- the floA gene encoding flotillin-like protein FloA (flotillin-like protein involved in membrane lipid rafts) — encoded protein: MESSFYLPIFLIAGGIIFLIIFFHYVPFFLWLSAKVSGVNISLIQLFLMRIRNVPPYIIVPGMIEAHKAGLKNITRDELEAHYLAGGHVEKVVHALVSASKANIELPFQMATAIDLAGRDVFEAVQMSVNPKVIDTPPVTAVAKDGIQLIAKARVTVRANIRQLVGGAGEDTILARVGEGIVSSIGSSENHKSVLENPDSISKLVLRKGLDAGTAFEILSIDIADIDIGKNIGAALQIDQANADKNIAQAKAEERRAMAVASEQEMKAKAQEARAKVIEAEAEVPKAMAEAFRSGNLGIMDYYRMKNIEADTSMRENIAKPVTGNTGNQPLSK
- a CDS encoding NfeD family protein yields the protein MDILIITVLIIAAVILFLVELFVIPGISLAGISALVCIIYANYYAFANLGMAAGFITLGISGVACIGSLVWFMRSKMLDKLALKKDIDSKVDRSAEDSVKVGDTGISTTRLAQIGYAEINGNIVEVKSIDGFLNEKTPIIVSRITDGTIMVEKHRK